The following coding sequences are from one Halictus rubicundus isolate RS-2024b chromosome 11, iyHalRubi1_principal, whole genome shotgun sequence window:
- the LOC143359210 gene encoding ras-related protein Rab-18-B isoform X1 yields the protein MLSLTGANKMAIEPSMDTEQDVLTVLKLLIIGESNVGKSRYMILFVLNLRDELNNFSTIFPTSIILRFTEGEFYDNMQSTVGMDYKTKQITIDGNTVKLAIWDTAGQERFRTLTPSYYRDGQGAILVYDVTDRLTFLKLETWLNELTTYCNKTDIVKMVVGNKIDLPNREVSTEEGIQFARRHQTLYIESSAKTSDGVKCSFEELVQKIIQTPGLWDRRDRLGVNGMYGTVATEGARYRSHNRGIQLVDTPLPNQNYSSCYCSLL from the exons ATGCTAAGTCTGACAGGGGCCAATAAGATGGCAATAGAACCGAGCATGGATACAGAGCAGGACGTGTTGACAGTGCTGAAACTGTTGATAATAGGAGAATCCAATGTTGGGAAGTCGAGGTATATGATCTTATTTGTTTTGAATTTGAGAGACGAGCTGAATAATTTTTCAACAATCTTTCCCACCAGCATCATCCTCAGATTCACAGAGGGCGAGTTCTACGATAACATGCAGAGCACTGTCGGCATGGACTATAAGACCAAACAGATCACAATCGACGGCAACACGGTGAAACTTGCCATCTGG GACACTGCTGGACAGGAGCGTTTTCGTACCCTAACACCCAGCTACTATAGAGACGGCCAAGGTGCGATTTTGGTGTACGATGTGACGGACAGGCTGACGTTCTTGAAGCTGGAGACGTGGTTGAACGAGCTGACGACCTACTGCAACAAAACAGACATCGTTAAGATGGTGGTGGGCAACAAGATAGACCTGCCGAATAGAGAAGTCAGCACCGAGGAAGGCATACAGTTTGCGAGGAGACACCAAACACTCTACATCGAGAGCAGTGCCAAAACATCCGACGGAGTGAAATGCTCCTTCGAGGAGCTTGTGCAGAAG ATAATACAAACCCCCGGTCTCTGGGATCGACGGGATCGATTGGGAGTAAACGGGATGTACGGGACCGTCGCGACGGAAGGAGCAAGATACAGAAGCCATAACAGAGGGATACAGCTAGTGGATACGCCGCTGCCGAACCAGAACTACTCGTCCTGTTACTGCAGTTTGCTTTAA
- the LOC143359210 gene encoding ras-related protein Rab-18-B isoform X2 translates to MLSLTGANKMAIEPSMDTEQDVLTVLKLLIIGESNVGKSSIILRFTEGEFYDNMQSTVGMDYKTKQITIDGNTVKLAIWDTAGQERFRTLTPSYYRDGQGAILVYDVTDRLTFLKLETWLNELTTYCNKTDIVKMVVGNKIDLPNREVSTEEGIQFARRHQTLYIESSAKTSDGVKCSFEELVQKIIQTPGLWDRRDRLGVNGMYGTVATEGARYRSHNRGIQLVDTPLPNQNYSSCYCSLL, encoded by the exons ATGCTAAGTCTGACAGGGGCCAATAAGATGGCAATAGAACCGAGCATGGATACAGAGCAGGACGTGTTGACAGTGCTGAAACTGTTGATAATAGGAGAATCCAATGTTGGGAAGTCGAG CATCATCCTCAGATTCACAGAGGGCGAGTTCTACGATAACATGCAGAGCACTGTCGGCATGGACTATAAGACCAAACAGATCACAATCGACGGCAACACGGTGAAACTTGCCATCTGG GACACTGCTGGACAGGAGCGTTTTCGTACCCTAACACCCAGCTACTATAGAGACGGCCAAGGTGCGATTTTGGTGTACGATGTGACGGACAGGCTGACGTTCTTGAAGCTGGAGACGTGGTTGAACGAGCTGACGACCTACTGCAACAAAACAGACATCGTTAAGATGGTGGTGGGCAACAAGATAGACCTGCCGAATAGAGAAGTCAGCACCGAGGAAGGCATACAGTTTGCGAGGAGACACCAAACACTCTACATCGAGAGCAGTGCCAAAACATCCGACGGAGTGAAATGCTCCTTCGAGGAGCTTGTGCAGAAG ATAATACAAACCCCCGGTCTCTGGGATCGACGGGATCGATTGGGAGTAAACGGGATGTACGGGACCGTCGCGACGGAAGGAGCAAGATACAGAAGCCATAACAGAGGGATACAGCTAGTGGATACGCCGCTGCCGAACCAGAACTACTCGTCCTGTTACTGCAGTTTGCTTTAA
- the LOC143359218 gene encoding uncharacterized protein LOC143359218 yields MSIHTIIKAMKLGLISLSSCELSYFKCFNIYPYMLEFDSMWTCTYNFELISNLRAVGITEPDCWHIIIHGVGFQSACVLRHLLLSGIDIPGILNWQSPVNQSSEKIILFLKHIGIEQEVIELAEQYGIDEETEQILTDLGLEQMEEESSHEVICKCSLTVLEPHTCNSGITQSMNKVSESDSVSTIYDKIDYMQHDCQCGHAMETNTVEESTAQRNDYLRSERLMHALLFHFDFVTLLIL; encoded by the exons ATGTCCATACACACGATAATAAAAGCAATGAAGCTGGGCCTCATTAGCCTGAGCTCCTGCGAGCTTTCTTACTTTAAGTGTTTCAACATTTACCCATACATGCTGGAATTTGACAGCATGTGGACTTGCACATATAATTTCGAGTTGATATCAAATTTGAGAGCTGTCGGCATAACCGAACCAGACTGCTGGCACATTATTATACACGGAGTAGGATTTCAGAGTGCGTGTGTGCTTCGTCATTTACTGCTAAGTGGCATTGACATTCCTGGGATTCTAAATTGGCAGTCGCCAGTTAATCAATCCTCCGAAAAGATCATTTTGTTCTTGAAACACATTGGAATAGAACAGGAAGTAATAGAATTAGCGGAGCAATATGGAATCGACGAGGAGACTGAGCAAATCTTGACTGATCTTGGACTCGAACAAATGGAAGAAGAAAGCTCCCAT GAAGTAATATGCAAATGTAGCTTAACTGTTTTGGAACCACATACCTGCAACTCGGGAATAACCCAAAGTATGAACAAAGTAAGTGAGTCGGACAGTGTTTCTACCATCTATGATAAAATAGATTATATGCAACATGACTGCCAATGTGGCCATGCTATGGAAACAAACACTGTGGAGGAATCGACTGCTCAAAGGAATGATTATTTGAGGTCAGAGCGATTGATGCACGCTTTACTATTTCATTTTGATTTCGTAACTTTGTTGATATTGTAG
- the LOC143359219 gene encoding uncharacterized protein LOC143359219, with protein sequence MVPVAWAMARTLKYNPSDFVYYMSYELLRWKNIDHEKKGSIQNAIALATEKMDHKLVMKKNLEKEELMKRKNEEALANIPCLRCKQHQEFNFTKEACSKCMKRPRKKSGDCEFPEICSSCKIEPSSKLEACQFSQLCSSCKIINNPPKQSEDRRFPYCCGFCKITAGQFQKRDVHQLAQFRRYCKIADSSPKRSECQFPRLCSSCKIADGSPKRSECQFPRLCSSCKINDNQSKIFEECQFPQVCSSCKITDRPPENLEACQFPQVCSSCKIPD encoded by the exons ATGGTGCCGGTAGCATGGGCAATGGCCAGAACGTTGAAATACAACCCATCGGATTTTGTATACTACATGTCGTACGAATTGCTGCGGTGGAAAAATATCGATCATGAGAAGAAGGGGAGCATTCAAAATGCGATTGCCCTGGCTACAGAGAAAATGGATCACAAACTTGTT ATGAAGAAGAACTTGGAAAAGGAGGAGTTAATGAAACGTAAAAACGAGGAAGCTCTGGCAAACATTCCTTGCTTGAGGTGCAAGCAGCATCAGGAATTCAATTTTACCAAAGAAGCTTGCTCGAAATGTATGAAAAGGCCACGAAAAAAATCTGGCGATTGCGAATTTCCAGAGATTTGCAGTTCTTGCAAAATAGAACCATCCAGCAAGCTTGAAGCTTGCCAATTTTCTCAGCTTTGCAGCTCCtgcaaaattattaacaatccTCCAAAACAGTCGGAGGATCGTCGATTTCCTTATTGCTGCGGTTTCTGCAAAATTACTGCCGGTCAGTTTCAGAAACGTGACGTTCATCAGTTAGCTCAGTTTCGTAGGTACTGCAAAATTGCCGACAGTTCGCCAAAAAGATCCGAATGCCAATTTCCTCGGCTGTGCAGCTCCTGCAAAATTGCCGACGGTTCGCCAAAAAGATCCGAATGTCAATTTCCTCGGCTGTGCAGCTCCTGCAAAATTAACGATAATCAGTCGAAAATATTTGAAGAGTGCCAATTTCCGCAAGTTTGTAGTTCTTGCAAAATTACTGACAGGCCACCAGAGAATCTGGAAGCATGCCAATTTCCTCAAGTTTGTAGTTCTTGTAAAATTCCTGATTGA
- the LOC143359205 gene encoding protein RCC2 homolog translates to MSSKRKNTAAKKGRAKQKKVEYDDEDISSEHESVVDDAETGSNADVEDATEDDLTDVSSFPELPPPEGGWGKPGTLLMCGLTNWDMAGRKAPPKGVKANVGRSLWTPHTFKNLNGARIRLVASGPAASHSIIVTEDNRCLAFGRNDKGQLGVGDTKRKDEPTEVTALKGHTVIAASCGRNHTLFLTSRGIVFAAGDNKLGQCGVGKNDACILSATKVKYSGPPIVKVGCGADFSMILDIKGGLHSFGSPEYGALGHNTDGKYFITSTKMAFHFEKVPKRIVLYVERAKDGHVTPLDRVEITDFSCGHYHTVAIDSETRAFSWGFGGIGRLGHNEQRDELVPRLIKLLEPPCRGVRAVHCGSTYSIVINAHGTALMFGQTKRTGEANMYPKPIQDLSGWVIRCVGCSQTSVVVAADESVIAWGASPTFGELGFGEMRKSSTTPMEVTALEGLYITAVTCGVSHTLMICRDGSEEEKAKINKLQVYSV, encoded by the exons ATGTCGAGCAAACGGAAAAACACCGCGGCGAAGAAGGGTCGGGCCAAGCAGAAAAAGGTCGAGTACGACGACGAGGACATTTCCAGCGAGCACGAGTCCGTTGTCGATGACGCCGAGACCGGTTCGAACGCTGACGTTGAGGACGCTACCGAGGATGACCTTACCGATGTCTCCAGTTTCCCGGAATTGCCGCCACCTGAG GGAGGATGGGGAAAGCCAGGAACATTGCTCATGTGTGGCCTCACGAACTGGGACATGGCAGGTCGCAAGGCCCCACCAAAAGGGGTGAAGGCTAATGTGGGCCGTAGTTTATGGACCCCACATACTTTCAAGAATCTGAACGGTGCGCGGATCAGATTGGTTGCTTCTGGTCCTGCTGCCTCTCACAGTATTATCGTCACTGAGGATAACAGATGCCTAGCCTTCGGTAGAAATGATAAAG GTCAGTTGGGTGTCGGGGACACGAAGCGCAAGGACGAGCCAACCGAGGTGACAGCGCTGAAAGGCCACACGGTGATAGCAGCGTCCTGTGGCCGCAACCACACACTATTCCTGACGAGCCGTGGAATAGTGTTCGCGGCTGGAGACAATAAGTTAGGCCAATGCGGTGTCGGGAAAAACGACGCCTGCATCTTGTCCGCGACCAAAGTGAAATACTCCGGCCCTCCCATAGTGAAAGTCGGCTGCGGCGCTGATTTTTCGATGATCCTAGACATTAAGGGTGGGCTTCACTCGTTCGGCAGCCCGGAGTACGGTGCCCTCGGCCACAACACCGACGGCAAATACTTCATAACGAGCACGAAGATGGCATTCCATTTCGAGAAAGTGCCTAAGAGAATCGTTCTGTACGTCGAGAGAGCGAAAgacggtcacgtgacgccgCTGGACCGTGTCGAGATTACGGATTTCAGTTGTGGCCATTATCACACCGTGGCGATCGACAGCGAGACCCGTGCATTCTCATGGGGTTTCGGCGGCATCGGTCGCTTAGGTCACAACGAGCAGAGAGACGAGTTAGTGCCTCGCCTGATCAAATTGTTGGAGCCACCTTGTCGAGGTGTTCGAGCTGTCCACTGTGGCAGCACTTACAGCATCGTCATCAACGCTCACGGGACTGCCTTGATGTTTGGCCAGACCAAACGCACCGGGGAAGCGAACATGTACCCCAAACCGATCCAGGACCTGTCCGGATGGGTGATCCGCTGCGTTGGATGCTCGCAGACAAGCGTCGTTGTCGCCGCTGACGAATCCGTGATCGCCTGGGGCGCCAGTCCGACGTTCGGGGAACTG GGTTTTGGTGAAATGCGCAAGTCGTCGACCACTCCGATGGAGGTGACGGCACTAGAAGGTTTATATATTACTGCTGTTACCTGCGGCGTCTCTCATACGCTTATGATCTGCCGAGACGGGTCCGAAGAGGAAAAGGCCAAGATCAACAAACTTCAAGTGTATTCCGTTTAG
- the LOC143359216 gene encoding AN1-type zinc finger protein 2A, protein MEFPNLGEHCSENSCNRLDFLPLKCDACSAIFCTKHISYTNHSCPSAYKKDVQVPVCPLCNTPVPTKRGDPPDIAVGQHMDNECQSKKPRAKIFSNKCSSKGCKIKEIVQVRCSECNQNFCLKHRHPTDHACVGQEEATRRRRLDKLENNVSVNRRNGEIMKNYQGSISEDEALARALQASMQDEDAARRRTVEVGSSGSRDRCRLS, encoded by the exons atggaGTTCCCAAACCTGGGAGAACATTGCTCAGAGAACAGCTGCAACCGTTTAGACTTTCTACCTCTAAAATGTGATGCATGCTCTGCGATCTTTTGTACCAAGCACATATCATACACCAACCACAGCTGCCCGAGTGCTTACAAGAAAGATGTTCAGGTGCCTGTGTGCCCGTTGTGCAACACACCGGTGCCAACCAAACGTGGCGACCCTCCTGACATCGCGGTAGGCCAACATATGGATAACGAATGCCAGTCGAAGAAACCTAGGGCAAAAATCTTTTCTAATAA ATGTTCCTCCAAGGGCTGCAAGATCAAAGAGATAGTGCAAGTTCGGTGTTCGGAATGCAATCAGAACTTCTGCTTGAAGCATAGACATCCCACGGACCATGCGTGCGTAGGTCAGGAGGAGGCCACCAGAAGAAGAAGACTGGACAAACTAGAAAATAACGTTAGTGTAAATAGGAGAAATGGAGAGATCATGAAGAACTATCAAGGTAGCATCAGCGAGGACGAGGCTCTTGCCAGAGCTCTTCAAGCTTCGATGCAGGACGAGGATGCTGCCAGACGACGAACAGTCGAGGTTGGATCCTCTGGGAGCAGAGACAGATGTAGACTATCTTAA
- the Calr gene encoding calreticulin: MQSCSFLLLLACSLATAEVYFEEKFLDDSWEKNWVYSEHPGKEFGKFVLSHGKFWNEPENDKGIQTSEDARFYAISTKFEPFSNKDKPLVIQFSVKHEQNIDCGGGYVKVFNCSLNPKDMHGETPYEIMFGPDICGPGRKKVHVIFSYKGKNLLINKDIRCKDDIYTHLYTLIVNPNNTYKVLIDNVLVESGDLEADWDFLPPKKIKDPSKSKPEDWDDRPTIPDPDDQKPDDWDQPEHIPDPEATKPEDWDDEMDGEWEASMINNPEYKGAWKPKQIDNPNYKGPWIHPEMDNPEYTPDPDLYKRDEICAIGFDLWQVRSGTIFDNVMITDDPEAARKFGEEVWAPTIDGETKMRQAQEAAEQKLSEEEKESEDNKDEDEDEDADEEDNNVPDVEEHDEL; this comes from the exons ATGCAGTCCTGCTCGTTTCTGCTTCTGCTTGCGTGCAGCCTCGCTACCGCGGAGGTCTACTTCGAGGAGAAGTTTCTCGACG ATTCATGGGAAAAGAATTGGGTGTACTCTGAGCACCCAGGAAAGGAGTTTGGGAAGTTCGTTTTGAGTCATGGAAAGTTCTGGAACGAACCGGAGAATGATAAAG GAATCCAGACATCTGAGGATGCCAGATTTTACGCTATCAGCACGAAGTTCGAACCATTCAGCAACAAGGATAAGCCTCTGGTGATCCAGTTCAGTGTTAAGCATGAACAGAACATTGACTGCGGTGGCGGTTACGTCAAAGTGTTCAACTGCTCGTTGAATCCGAAGGACATGCATGGAGAGACTCCCTACGAGATCATGTTCG GACCCGATATTTGCGGTCCCGGAAGAAAGAAGGTTCATGTGATCTTCAGCTACAAAGGCAAGAACTTGTTGATCAATAAGGACATCCGTTGCAAGGACGACATCTACACTCACCTGTACACTCTGATCGTCAATCCTAATAACACGTACAAG GTTCTTATCGACAACGTTTTGGTCGAGTCTGGCGATCTGGAGGCAGACTGGGACTTCCTGCCACCGAAGAAGATCAAGGACCCGTCGAAGAGCAAGCCCGAAGACTGGGACGACAGGCCCACCATCCCTGACCCTGATGATCAGAAGCCTGATGACTGGGATCAGCCAGAACACATCCCTGACCCCGAGGCTACCAAGCCAGAGGACTGGGACGATGAGATGGACGGAGAATGGGAGGCTTCCATGATCAACAATCCTGAGTACAAG GGCGCATGGAAACCAAAGCAAATCGATAACCCTAACTACAAGGGACCATGGATCCACCCAGAAATGGACAACCCCGAGTACACCCCGGACCCAGACCTGTACAAGAGGGACGAGATCTGCGCCATTGGCTTCGACCTGTGGCAGGTGAGGTCTGGAACCATCTTCGACAACGTGATGATCACGGACGACCCCGAAGCCGCTCGCAAGTTCGGCGAAGAAGTCTGGGCGCCCACCATT GACGGCGAGACGAAGATGAGGCAGGCTCAGGAAGCGGCGGAACAGAAACTGAGTGAAGAGGAGAAGGAGAGCGAAGATAACAAGGACGAGGATGAAGATGAGGACGCAGATGAGGAGGACAATAACGTCCCAGACGTGGAA GAGCACGACGAATTGTAA